Proteins from a single region of Bdellovibrio bacteriovorus HD100:
- a CDS encoding TraR/DksA family transcriptional regulator has translation MAISEKLVTECRAKLLQSKQDILNRVKEARLNLDQNEEKGGDEGDQTVRVLAEQEFLSMHERMRGQLMEIESALARIEGGTFGYCEETEEAIEPERLRAIPWTRLSIEGAEIRESMNKRYARG, from the coding sequence ATGGCTATCTCTGAAAAGCTGGTGACGGAATGTCGAGCAAAGCTTCTTCAATCGAAGCAAGACATCCTCAACAGAGTGAAAGAAGCTCGTTTGAACTTGGACCAGAATGAGGAAAAAGGCGGCGATGAAGGCGACCAAACGGTTCGCGTTCTAGCGGAGCAAGAATTCCTAAGCATGCACGAAAGAATGCGTGGGCAGCTGATGGAAATCGAAAGCGCCTTGGCTCGCATTGAGGGCGGCACATTCGGTTACTGCGAAGAAACTGAAGAGGCGATTGAGCCTGAAAGACTTCGCGCTATTCCTTGGACTCGCCTAAGCATCGAAGGTGCTGAAATTCGCGAATCCATGAATAAACGCTACGCTCGCGGCTAA
- a CDS encoding TetR/AcrR family transcriptional regulator, whose amino-acid sequence MKTKERILVTSIELFNRSGVVAITTNHIAKAMDISPGNLYFHYDNKEEILIELFKRMAKETYDVWRPSRAKKSTPLVFISDNFELYWRYRFFHREMYALRRRDQQLAKMWRNHIQKMMKLMVILYRQWVKDGKMVKIAEVSEMQYIAESLLAMATTFLQFFESAEKQPGKRSIERGKRHVARLLLPYTSGETKNEFEKFLKS is encoded by the coding sequence ATGAAGACTAAAGAACGTATTCTCGTCACCTCCATCGAACTCTTCAATCGCAGTGGTGTCGTGGCTATCACGACAAATCATATCGCGAAAGCCATGGATATCAGCCCGGGCAACCTGTATTTCCACTATGACAACAAGGAAGAGATTCTGATTGAGCTGTTCAAGAGAATGGCGAAAGAGACCTACGACGTCTGGCGCCCCAGCCGCGCCAAGAAGTCGACTCCGCTGGTCTTCATCAGCGACAACTTCGAGCTGTACTGGCGCTATCGCTTCTTCCATCGCGAAATGTACGCCCTTCGCCGCCGTGACCAGCAACTGGCGAAAATGTGGAGAAACCACATCCAAAAAATGATGAAACTGATGGTCATCCTTTACCGCCAGTGGGTGAAGGACGGCAAAATGGTGAAAATCGCCGAAGTCTCTGAAATGCAGTACATCGCCGAATCCCTGCTGGCGATGGCAACGACCTTCCTGCAGTTCTTTGAATCCGCAGAAAAGCAGCCCGGCAAACGCAGCATCGAGCGTGGTAAGCGCCATGTGGCCCGCCTGTTGTTGCCGTACACTTCTGGCGAAACAAAGAACGAGTTTGAAAAATTTCTAAAGTCCTAG
- a CDS encoding penicillin-binding transpeptidase domain-containing protein: MSSKNNYKLLKLLVFSGACLVGLYSLLGFTSSADSQEVQAHKKIKSQLEQRTQLAKAIGSKVRANDLPESLKIPWNGEEQAVKLNYTIDDTLQREADRLLKAYKPDYGAVFMIDAMTGEVLVMSSFQRDDADAPNLNLQATFPAASVFKVVTATAAVDKAGVSPESKIRYNGGAYTLYKKNVLSDKVTRWTNVITLKDAFARSINTAFGRLSIENLHPEDLNEYANRFMFNQEIPADFPVEMGVAYVPPGKGFEMAEVASGYNKTNRMSPVQGAMIAAAVANDGQVVIPYLVRNVTDEKGESLYEGSTLNNGTIMTKESAAKVRELMERTVLAGTSRRSFRPITKDRKFREIEMGGKTGHLTGDNPRGRTDWFVGYAQDGERKIAVAAITVNKKFWTVKSAHLGQSMFRKYFGPVVSNQPKNGRVVSSTK, from the coding sequence ATGTCATCTAAAAACAATTATAAGTTGCTAAAACTGCTCGTTTTTTCAGGAGCTTGCCTGGTAGGCCTTTATTCTCTGTTAGGTTTTACGTCCTCTGCGGACAGCCAAGAGGTTCAAGCTCACAAGAAAATCAAATCTCAACTTGAACAGCGCACTCAGCTTGCAAAAGCCATTGGTTCAAAAGTTCGCGCCAATGATCTGCCAGAGTCTCTTAAGATCCCATGGAATGGCGAAGAGCAGGCCGTGAAATTGAACTACACTATCGACGACACCCTTCAGCGCGAAGCCGACCGCCTGCTGAAGGCCTACAAACCTGACTATGGCGCGGTCTTCATGATCGACGCAATGACCGGAGAAGTTCTGGTAATGTCGAGCTTCCAGCGTGACGATGCCGATGCTCCGAACCTGAACCTGCAAGCGACCTTCCCGGCCGCTTCCGTCTTCAAGGTTGTCACGGCCACTGCGGCAGTTGATAAAGCCGGCGTCAGCCCCGAAAGCAAGATCCGCTACAACGGCGGCGCTTACACTCTGTACAAGAAAAACGTTCTTTCTGACAAAGTGACCCGTTGGACCAACGTGATCACCCTGAAAGACGCCTTCGCCCGCTCGATCAACACCGCTTTCGGTCGTCTGAGCATCGAAAACCTGCACCCGGAAGATTTGAACGAATACGCCAACCGCTTCATGTTCAATCAGGAAATCCCCGCAGACTTCCCGGTTGAGATGGGTGTCGCTTACGTTCCACCAGGCAAAGGCTTTGAAATGGCCGAAGTGGCTTCCGGTTACAACAAAACCAACCGCATGAGCCCGGTTCAAGGCGCGATGATCGCCGCCGCTGTCGCCAACGACGGTCAGGTTGTGATCCCCTACCTTGTGCGCAACGTGACTGATGAAAAAGGCGAATCCCTGTACGAGGGTTCAACTTTGAACAACGGCACCATCATGACCAAAGAATCCGCCGCCAAAGTGCGTGAGCTGATGGAAAGAACTGTTCTGGCAGGAACTTCCCGCCGTTCATTCCGCCCGATCACCAAAGACCGCAAATTCCGCGAAATCGAAATGGGCGGTAAAACCGGCCACCTGACTGGCGACAACCCACGTGGTCGCACGGACTGGTTCGTGGGCTACGCCCAAGACGGCGAACGCAAGATCGCCGTTGCGGCCATCACCGTGAACAAGAAATTCTGGACGGTAAAGTCCGCGCACCTGGGTCAGTCCATGTTCCGCAAATACTTCGGCCCAGTGGTTTCGAACCAACCTAAAAACGGGCGCGTGGTTTCTTCCACCAAGTAG
- a CDS encoding FxsA family protein: protein MIMIPFPFIVAELVIFFLAVQEWGFLNTLGLYLLPCLLGFLIMTTVGRVALMSLQTSMMRGQQPGNKILHSGALFLSGLLFLIPSFFARVIAVILFLPGLRHLAVWRFKTYMAKKMTQGSARVFNFGGGPFGFGAGMGGMGNGQANNGFRYYEFRNQGGGFEEVREEREIQAEVLDVTPLEITHEDKEDKKDS from the coding sequence ATGATCATGATTCCATTTCCATTCATCGTTGCCGAGCTGGTGATCTTTTTCCTGGCCGTGCAAGAGTGGGGTTTCCTGAACACGCTGGGCCTGTACTTGCTGCCCTGCCTGCTGGGCTTCCTGATCATGACCACCGTGGGCCGCGTGGCTTTGATGAGTCTGCAAACCTCCATGATGCGCGGGCAACAGCCAGGAAATAAAATCCTTCACTCCGGTGCCTTGTTCCTGTCAGGTTTGCTGTTCCTGATTCCAAGTTTCTTCGCCCGAGTCATCGCAGTGATTCTGTTCCTTCCAGGCCTTCGCCATTTGGCCGTCTGGAGATTCAAAACCTACATGGCCAAAAAAATGACCCAAGGCTCTGCCAGAGTCTTCAATTTCGGCGGCGGACCTTTCGGCTTCGGTGCCGGAATGGGCGGCATGGGTAACGGCCAAGCCAACAACGGCTTCCGCTACTACGAATTCAGAAATCAAGGCGGCGGCTTCGAAGAAGTAAGAGAAGAACGCGAAATCCAAGCCGAAGTGCTTGATGTCACTCCTCTTGAAATCACTCACGAAGACAAAGAGGACAAGAAAGACTCTTAG
- a CDS encoding exodeoxyribonuclease III — protein sequence MKIISWNVNGIRACHKKGLLDFVNREKPDIFCIQETKAHIDQVENELKKLTWNHSYWSSAVKKGYSGVATFVNEEPKSVEYGWGISEYESEGRIIISDHGPFDLYNIYFPNGGSGDVRHNFKQQFLKDLNHHLKEKLATGRQVVVVGDYNVAHEAIDVHDPVRLSKVSGFFPEERAWFDSFVDLGFIDTFRYFKPSEAKRYSWWDYRQMARISNRGWRIDYICVSKGLEKYLASADILDQVEGSDHCPVVATLDI from the coding sequence GTGAAAATCATCTCTTGGAATGTGAATGGAATTAGGGCTTGTCACAAGAAAGGTCTTCTCGATTTTGTGAACAGGGAAAAGCCGGATATTTTCTGTATTCAGGAGACAAAAGCTCACATTGATCAGGTGGAAAATGAACTGAAGAAGCTCACCTGGAATCATTCTTACTGGTCTTCAGCAGTTAAAAAAGGCTATTCAGGAGTTGCGACATTTGTGAATGAAGAGCCAAAAAGTGTCGAATACGGCTGGGGCATCTCAGAATACGAATCTGAGGGGCGCATCATCATTTCCGATCATGGTCCTTTTGATCTGTACAACATCTATTTTCCGAACGGCGGCTCTGGCGATGTCCGTCACAACTTTAAGCAACAATTTCTGAAAGATCTGAATCATCATCTGAAAGAAAAGCTGGCGACAGGACGTCAGGTGGTTGTGGTCGGGGATTACAACGTGGCTCACGAGGCCATCGATGTCCATGATCCTGTCCGTCTGTCCAAAGTCAGCGGCTTCTTCCCTGAAGAGCGTGCCTGGTTTGATTCATTCGTGGACCTTGGTTTCATCGACACCTTCCGTTATTTCAAGCCGTCCGAAGCAAAGCGTTACTCCTGGTGGGATTATCGCCAAATGGCGCGCATTTCAAACCGCGGCTGGAGAATTGACTACATTTGTGTCTCAAAAGGCCTTGAGAAATACCTGGCTTCAGCAGATATTCTCGACCAAGTCGAAGGCTCGGACCACTGTCCGGTCGTAGCTACTTTGGATATCTAG
- a CDS encoding peroxiredoxin: MPMINQPAPHFAAQAVFDGGEVKDISLNDFKGKWVVLFFYPLDFTFVCPTELTQFREHLKEFQNAGATVIGCSVDSVHSHKRWLRDDLGNLGYPLMADLTKRIARDYGVLFEDRGIATRGTFIIDPDQKIQYMGIHNTSVGRDAKEILRVLQGCQTGELCQAGWKAGDEHITPIK; the protein is encoded by the coding sequence ATGCCAATGATTAATCAACCCGCTCCGCACTTTGCAGCTCAGGCTGTATTTGACGGTGGCGAAGTTAAAGATATTTCACTGAACGACTTCAAAGGTAAATGGGTGGTTCTGTTCTTCTATCCACTGGATTTCACTTTCGTATGCCCGACGGAACTGACGCAGTTCCGTGAACATCTGAAAGAATTCCAGAATGCTGGTGCCACTGTTATCGGCTGCAGTGTGGATTCTGTTCATTCTCACAAACGCTGGTTGCGCGATGATCTGGGCAATCTGGGTTACCCGCTGATGGCCGATCTGACAAAACGTATTGCCCGTGATTACGGCGTGCTGTTTGAAGATCGTGGTATCGCAACTCGCGGCACTTTCATCATCGATCCGGATCAAAAAATCCAGTACATGGGCATCCACAATACATCTGTGGGTCGCGACGCCAAAGAAATCCTGCGTGTGCTTCAGGGATGCCAGACTGGCGAGCTTTGCCAGGCCGGCTGGAAAGCGGGCGATGAACACATCACCCCAATCAAGTAA
- a CDS encoding response regulator, whose protein sequence is MAKILIVDDQKSVLLTLEALLIKDNHLVTACTNSIDALDKLTNEHFDLMITDAIMPGGATGYALIRTVRSNPQLAQLPVILLTGKREKADIERGIESGANDYVVKPVDPELLSAKIQNLLAKSEKDTAHFVEAPVHVKAEWETKTDIMAVSELGMTIKSNIPMPLGMVTRISSSLYDDIGISKLPLRITACEEAKTATETFYRIQVHFVGLTEKELTPLRLWIRSKKTF, encoded by the coding sequence ATGGCTAAAATACTGATCGTGGATGATCAAAAAAGTGTGTTGCTGACTTTAGAGGCCCTGCTGATCAAGGACAACCACCTGGTCACGGCCTGCACCAATTCCATTGATGCGTTGGATAAGCTGACCAATGAACATTTCGATCTGATGATCACCGACGCCATCATGCCCGGCGGGGCCACGGGCTATGCTTTAATCCGCACCGTTCGCAGCAATCCGCAACTGGCGCAGCTGCCGGTGATTTTACTGACAGGGAAGCGTGAAAAGGCTGACATCGAAAGAGGCATTGAGTCCGGTGCCAATGACTATGTGGTGAAACCGGTGGATCCGGAATTGCTTTCTGCCAAGATTCAAAACCTGCTGGCGAAAAGTGAAAAGGACACCGCTCACTTTGTCGAAGCACCGGTGCATGTAAAAGCCGAGTGGGAGACGAAGACCGACATCATGGCCGTGTCCGAGCTGGGTATGACGATCAAGTCCAATATCCCGATGCCTTTAGGAATGGTGACGCGAATTTCCAGCAGTCTTTATGACGATATTGGTATCAGCAAATTGCCCTTAAGGATTACAGCCTGTGAGGAAGCCAAAACCGCGACGGAAACTTTCTACCGCATTCAGGTTCATTTTGTGGGGTTGACGGAAAAAGAGCTGACGCCCCTTCGACTGTGGATTCGCTCTAAAAAGACATTCTAG
- a CDS encoding ATP-binding protein gives MGSASFLKNLLTRFGVEFGLMGLIGLGFLTFQRPELLKLSQYSERPSNEMTEVLRTTEQILVRAEAAQDRFLVSRQPTDLQSYNSEITALNGQLARMSQLVRNKPREHAMAVKLGHLIRAHIETANTQVMTPQRRPAQTEESLDKTRYQIRHQLIEMQAASAPAIKFKPTKEGQNFLLGLCAAIVLIIASRVLQRKEQHETRKAVEALQGKSILLDTILNSMSEALIVVDQNGWFTHYNAAAQRIIGSKIKEISTDSSVEQLGFFNQAEGRPFTRKELPLYRALSGDRVDDLEIFVQNSEHPEGIYISLSSRPLNDIDGGISGALIVFKDISRRKMVEQEWIRAREAALEASQKKSDFLAAMSHEIRTPMNGVIGMTTLLADTHLNPEQTDYVGNIKRSAESLLMLINDLLDHSKIEAGKIRLDPQPLDLQFLVEDVLEMFKPTVAEKNIGLECRFDGKNLWHYRADAGRLRQILVNLMGNAVKFTEKGFVRLEVSSRGDKDGKTALLFEVKDTGQGLQEHEKRSLFQKYFQAKAGMKFGGTGLGLSICKQLVDLMGGDIGVESVPGVGSNFWFMVNLEECAGEVQPQSSEVRFARIFSGHVLVAEDQIVNQRVAESYLTKLGLKVEIAGNGQIALEKARSKSYDLIFMDCQMPVLNGYEATKQLRLLENTLGRKTPVVALTAEGTSGERKSCYEAGMDDFLTKPLELHKLIETLHRWLKPSEKNLDLKALESLKDLVSHDRSLTEVLIEDLEQSGPVLLHEIREGIESRNLEKVSESAHALKSSAATLGAKQVSELCQKLEDLQDFTEAEFLLKQTERKFFESLSELKTYSSRVRAA, from the coding sequence ATGGGCTCAGCATCGTTCCTTAAAAATCTGCTGACTCGCTTTGGAGTCGAATTCGGTCTGATGGGATTAATCGGGCTGGGGTTCCTCACATTCCAGCGTCCGGAGCTTTTAAAGCTGAGCCAGTATTCCGAAAGACCTTCCAATGAAATGACCGAAGTGCTTCGCACAACAGAGCAGATTCTGGTGCGTGCCGAAGCGGCACAGGACCGATTCCTGGTGTCCCGTCAGCCCACCGATCTGCAATCGTATAACAGCGAAATCACCGCTTTGAACGGGCAGCTGGCAAGAATGTCGCAACTGGTGCGCAACAAACCCCGGGAGCACGCCATGGCGGTAAAGCTGGGGCATCTGATCCGGGCGCATATTGAAACGGCCAACACCCAGGTGATGACTCCACAGCGCCGTCCGGCGCAGACCGAAGAGTCCCTGGATAAAACTCGCTATCAGATTCGTCATCAACTCATCGAGATGCAGGCGGCTTCCGCGCCCGCGATCAAATTCAAACCCACCAAAGAAGGCCAGAACTTCCTGCTGGGTTTGTGTGCGGCGATTGTGTTGATCATTGCCAGCCGAGTTCTGCAAAGAAAAGAACAGCACGAAACCCGCAAAGCCGTGGAAGCCCTGCAAGGAAAATCTATTCTGCTGGATACGATCCTGAACAGCATGAGCGAGGCCCTGATCGTTGTGGATCAGAATGGCTGGTTCACCCACTACAATGCAGCCGCGCAAAGAATCATCGGCTCCAAGATCAAGGAAATTTCAACCGATTCCAGTGTAGAACAGTTGGGTTTCTTTAATCAGGCTGAGGGCCGTCCGTTCACACGCAAAGAGCTGCCGCTGTACCGTGCGCTCAGCGGGGACCGCGTGGATGATCTGGAAATCTTTGTTCAAAACTCCGAGCATCCCGAGGGCATTTATATCTCGCTTTCCAGCCGTCCATTGAATGACATTGATGGCGGCATATCCGGAGCCCTGATTGTGTTTAAGGATATCAGCCGTCGCAAGATGGTCGAACAGGAATGGATCCGCGCCCGGGAGGCGGCTTTGGAGGCGTCTCAGAAAAAGTCTGACTTCCTGGCGGCGATGAGCCACGAAATTCGCACGCCCATGAATGGTGTGATCGGAATGACGACGCTTTTGGCGGACACACATCTGAATCCGGAACAAACCGACTATGTCGGAAATATCAAACGTTCGGCCGAATCCCTGTTGATGCTGATCAATGATCTTTTGGATCATTCAAAAATCGAGGCAGGCAAGATCCGTCTGGATCCCCAGCCTTTGGATTTACAGTTCCTGGTGGAAGACGTGCTGGAAATGTTCAAGCCCACAGTGGCGGAAAAGAACATCGGCCTTGAGTGCCGGTTTGATGGCAAGAACCTGTGGCATTACCGCGCCGATGCCGGACGTCTGCGCCAGATTCTGGTGAATCTGATGGGGAACGCGGTGAAGTTCACCGAAAAAGGTTTCGTGCGTCTGGAAGTTTCCAGTCGCGGCGACAAAGACGGCAAAACGGCATTGTTGTTTGAAGTGAAGGACACCGGGCAGGGATTGCAAGAGCATGAAAAACGCTCGTTGTTCCAGAAATACTTCCAAGCGAAAGCCGGAATGAAATTTGGCGGCACCGGCCTGGGGCTTTCTATCTGCAAGCAGCTTGTGGATCTGATGGGTGGCGACATCGGTGTTGAAAGTGTGCCGGGTGTGGGATCGAATTTCTGGTTTATGGTGAATCTTGAAGAATGCGCGGGGGAAGTGCAGCCGCAAAGTTCAGAGGTTCGTTTTGCCAGGATTTTCTCAGGCCACGTGCTGGTCGCTGAAGATCAGATCGTCAATCAGCGGGTGGCCGAAAGTTATCTGACCAAGCTGGGTTTGAAAGTTGAAATCGCCGGCAATGGTCAGATCGCTTTGGAAAAGGCCCGCAGTAAATCTTATGACCTGATCTTTATGGACTGCCAGATGCCAGTCTTAAATGGCTATGAAGCGACAAAGCAGCTTCGTCTGTTGGAAAACACCCTGGGCCGCAAAACCCCCGTGGTGGCGCTCACGGCCGAGGGCACCAGTGGTGAACGAAAGAGCTGCTATGAAGCGGGCATGGACGACTTTTTGACGAAGCCTTTGGAGCTTCATAAACTGATTGAGACTTTGCATCGCTGGTTGAAACCGTCCGAGAAAAATCTGGATCTGAAAGCCTTGGAAAGTCTGAAGGATCTAGTTTCGCACGACCGCAGTTTGACGGAAGTGCTGATCGAGGATCTGGAGCAATCCGGCCCTGTGTTGTTGCATGAAATCCGCGAGGGCATCGAAAGCCGGAATTTGGAAAAAGTTTCTGAATCCGCGCACGCTCTGAAATCCAGCGCGGCGACTTTGGGGGCCAAACAGGTGTCCGAGCTTTGTCAGAAGCTGGAAGATCTGCAGGATTTCACCGAAGCAGAGTTTTTGCTGAAGCAAACTGAACGCAAGTTTTTTGAAAGTCTTTCGGAGTTAAAGACATACTCCTCCAGAGTGAGGGCGGCATAA
- a CDS encoding putative glycolipid-binding domain-containing protein, which produces MQLQDVVWESLKGVGFEHLVLKKAGENIFADSLLVYPDSSGKLQRIKYSITMDDSYSVQNFHVQSLTHPNQKVGVSDLIDSLFVDIFPSPFTNTLPIQWMRSQFLQVYEIEVTWVDALQFKTKKASQRYTELKNTPEQSVYRFESIDAKTKEVHFSADLTVDKDCLVLEYPGYFRRRL; this is translated from the coding sequence ATGCAATTGCAGGACGTCGTTTGGGAGTCCCTCAAAGGGGTCGGATTCGAACATCTGGTGCTTAAGAAAGCCGGAGAAAACATCTTCGCGGATTCTCTGTTGGTTTATCCCGATTCTTCCGGAAAACTTCAGCGTATCAAGTACAGCATCACCATGGATGATTCCTACAGTGTTCAGAACTTTCACGTGCAATCCCTGACCCATCCCAATCAAAAAGTCGGCGTGTCTGACCTGATCGATTCGCTGTTCGTCGATATTTTCCCGTCGCCGTTCACCAACACTTTGCCGATTCAGTGGATGCGTTCGCAGTTTTTGCAGGTGTATGAGATTGAAGTGACCTGGGTCGATGCTTTGCAGTTTAAAACCAAAAAAGCCAGCCAGCGCTACACGGAGCTTAAAAACACCCCGGAACAAAGCGTTTACCGTTTTGAGTCCATCGACGCCAAAACAAAAGAGGTCCACTTCAGCGCGGACCTCACGGTCGATAAAGACTGTCTGGTGCTGGAATACCCCGGCTATTTCCGTCGCCGTCTGTAA
- a CDS encoding protein adenylyltransferase SelO family protein: MTMKHSGARKLQQVTNFYSSFDQLNGVHPWMEAVKDGFVSYKVRELQTGKVAYFNFILAKEMGLIPADHPHQMTDDLQEKLIETFSLQIINEYDELTHRRIDPETIRPHEYMATRYLQLQHSNKQGKTSGDGRGIWNGTVYHRGTTWDVSSRGTGVTCLAPGAVAAQKPLKTGGTEFGYGCGLAEIDELLGASILAEVMHLQGVRTERMLCVIDLGKGYGIGVRAAQNLIRPAHLFLYLKQERLDNLKSATDYLIDRQVMNKAWDIKSKGNTKYDEMLHEVSKAFGEFTALLDTDYIFAWLDWDGDNVLADAGIIDYGSVRQFGIRHDKYRYDDVERFSTNLNEQKQKARLIVQVFAQMVDYLKTKKKKPLREFAHHPAVQNFNKVFDNKRAERLLYRMGFNETQRSHILAKEGLFARFDKEYSFFERAKVSGNTEKVADGVNHPALYNMRTIMRDYPKFLQDSPLPFEKRWMTENNFFKTVLSGFAKARDARMGEKQRRHIENFQSLYRELVQTAAGKNKPEHILKGISERAEKLNSEKRITGNALIEMVEEIITEKKKGLSMEQIQKIIDKLVFDQNGMPEIPTGRFYRELQQTPAVKMDLYARLLSLVEEHKESI, translated from the coding sequence ATGACGATGAAACATAGCGGCGCGAGAAAGTTACAACAAGTGACGAACTTTTATTCGTCCTTTGATCAGCTCAACGGCGTGCATCCTTGGATGGAAGCAGTAAAAGACGGTTTCGTATCTTATAAAGTGCGTGAACTGCAAACTGGCAAAGTCGCCTACTTCAACTTCATTCTCGCAAAAGAAATGGGACTGATCCCTGCGGATCATCCTCATCAAATGACGGATGACCTTCAGGAAAAACTGATCGAGACTTTCTCTCTGCAAATCATCAACGAATACGACGAACTCACACATCGTCGCATCGACCCTGAAACCATTAGGCCTCATGAATACATGGCCACTCGCTATCTGCAACTGCAGCACTCTAACAAACAGGGTAAAACCTCGGGCGACGGGCGTGGCATCTGGAATGGAACTGTTTACCATCGTGGCACAACCTGGGACGTTTCCAGTCGCGGCACGGGGGTGACGTGTTTGGCTCCAGGAGCGGTAGCAGCGCAGAAGCCCCTCAAAACCGGCGGCACTGAATTTGGTTATGGCTGCGGCCTGGCTGAGATCGACGAACTGCTGGGAGCTTCCATTCTGGCGGAAGTGATGCACCTTCAAGGGGTGCGCACAGAGCGCATGTTGTGTGTGATTGATCTGGGTAAAGGTTACGGCATTGGTGTGCGTGCGGCACAAAATCTGATCCGCCCGGCCCACTTATTCTTGTATCTGAAACAAGAGCGTCTGGATAACCTGAAATCTGCCACAGACTATCTGATCGACCGCCAGGTGATGAACAAAGCCTGGGACATCAAATCCAAAGGAAACACTAAGTACGATGAAATGCTGCATGAAGTGTCCAAAGCCTTCGGCGAATTCACCGCCCTTCTGGATACGGACTATATTTTTGCGTGGCTTGACTGGGACGGCGACAACGTTCTGGCCGACGCCGGCATCATCGATTATGGCAGTGTTCGTCAGTTTGGTATTCGCCATGACAAATACCGCTATGATGACGTGGAAAGATTCTCGACCAATCTGAACGAGCAAAAACAAAAAGCCCGTCTGATTGTGCAGGTCTTTGCCCAAATGGTGGATTACCTTAAAACCAAAAAGAAAAAACCTTTGCGTGAATTTGCCCACCACCCGGCGGTGCAAAACTTCAACAAGGTCTTTGACAACAAACGCGCCGAAAGACTTCTGTATCGCATGGGCTTTAACGAAACCCAACGCAGCCATATTCTGGCCAAAGAAGGTTTGTTTGCCCGCTTTGACAAAGAGTACTCTTTCTTTGAAAGGGCCAAAGTCAGCGGAAACACGGAAAAAGTCGCTGACGGTGTAAATCACCCGGCCCTTTACAACATGCGCACGATCATGAGGGACTATCCAAAGTTCCTTCAGGACAGTCCGCTGCCTTTTGAAAAACGCTGGATGACTGAAAACAACTTCTTTAAGACAGTGCTGTCGGGTTTTGCCAAGGCCCGCGACGCCCGCATGGGTGAAAAACAGCGCCGTCATATTGAAAACTTCCAGTCCCTGTACCGCGAACTGGTGCAGACGGCGGCTGGTAAAAACAAGCCCGAGCATATTCTCAAAGGCATTTCAGAACGCGCTGAAAAGCTGAACTCCGAAAAACGTATCACCGGCAACGCTCTGATCGAGATGGTTGAAGAAATCATCACCGAAAAGAAAAAGGGCCTGAGCATGGAGCAGATCCAGAAGATCATCGACAAGCTGGTCTTTGACCAGAACGGAATGCCGGAAATTCCAACCGGCCGCTTCTATCGGGAGTTGCAACAAACCCCGGCGGTCAAAATGGATCTTTACGCCCGGCTGCTCAGTCTGGTGGAAGAGCACAAGGAATCCATCTAA
- a CDS encoding bacteriohemerythrin → MAESFFKWDKERLTTHVDAMDHEHQKLIQIMNRLYERNEAKASKTELTSIVRELASWTVTHFEHEEKFFDTLAYSQAAVHKKIHRDLIERLKGHQAEFEKTGVLGPAFFQFLKTWLTAHIMGIDTKYGEIAAKKSA, encoded by the coding sequence ATGGCTGAATCATTCTTTAAATGGGACAAGGAGCGACTGACCACACATGTGGACGCCATGGACCATGAACATCAAAAACTAATCCAAATCATGAACCGCCTGTATGAGCGTAACGAAGCCAAGGCTTCCAAGACCGAACTTACGTCCATCGTGCGTGAACTGGCCAGCTGGACCGTGACTCACTTTGAACACGAAGAGAAGTTCTTCGACACCCTGGCGTACTCACAGGCCGCCGTTCACAAGAAGATCCACCGGGATCTGATCGAACGCTTGAAGGGACACCAGGCGGAGTTTGAAAAAACCGGAGTCCTGGGGCCTGCGTTCTTCCAGTTCCTTAAAACCTGGCTGACGGCGCACATCATGGGGATCGATACCAAGTACGGTGAAATCGCCGCGAAAAAGTCCGCTTAA